In Eubalaena glacialis isolate mEubGla1 chromosome 4, mEubGla1.1.hap2.+ XY, whole genome shotgun sequence, one DNA window encodes the following:
- the LOC133090510 gene encoding chondroitin sulfate proteoglycan 4-like — protein MKSGDNKNPSVTTTEKLLQAEVPLSTADPEAGKPILQEASNYFLVLNNLKVQEGGQALLEQRHMKVDVELKDLGVHQSQIRFKIKEMPIHGFLRLNVSPEQEMEKAFTLLDLGQGKVCKKEVPLYLQGHVSYVFNIVVIPVNDPPNLKLPKGNLLLMFENSKKRLTPNIIHVSDPDTDSLSLSFSVLGNFSSDAGFLENTNHPGRAINGFTYGDLRDGNILYVHRGHRNSRILLRASDGELVSNTVVLRVMAVPWDFAVANRTGVVVRQGGMVLITQSSLLVDVNGEGPEVDTRYAITHPPRYGQIQWQGSSGEWKQTSTFSQHSVDWGQVQYCSTFKELQVENVTDHFKFKVNIEGKSSEELMFLVMVQWLKFTLLKNVPLEISKINRHVLNSDHLQAVTEGVEVAETELHFKLLTPPKKGKLLLGTKFLKTNSVFSQQNVTDSKISYEPQGRPREYSQDTFRFLMVAEHIESKDYTFRINFKADKRGIIVTNRGLFVKEGEEKLITKLELLAQTSDNQTFQYKITKSPQHGKLKLTRSSDSLGSHDSITTFTDQDILGEWLMYVHDDSETQCDEFLLMASTAGPGQEGVVRDFDTEHLSTEIKVTISVELKNNEKPVHVVDKVFHVMQNGQRLLTLANLCYHDPDADFDDGQLLCTRRGILNGDLVQASDPTQKLYQFRQEDLREGRVLFRHQGADSARFVLFVTDSVHYTSSLLEVSVSDPYVRIANNTGLLVQRGKDSSLTTTNLSVTTNQDVRTDHEIKFHILRPAKHGRVLVNSSGPGSFSLHDLKQGRVSYRHDGSGSFDVFNLTVKVKDTYLEVGVYVQVDSESHQHHTQILHSKTLVVEEGKPVKLSRGRLQAGHEDDIPSEAMFIVRTPPMHGYLRRSLPEEGSLGTDEKSPLIFTQQDIDDGYIHYVQTTPDQQQDRFLLDVMNGFQAVSRLEILVDIVPKWIPLEVQNFTVQEGGSKALPEDYFKIPSKHFEGLDCEFVLLKPPKHGYVENTHFPRVKLMKFTRKQVENELISYVHDDSEELLDNFTIFANSSELGKQSLPQTLFVTVESVNDEAPVITANKILQVP, from the exons ATGAAGAGTGGTGATAACAAAAATCCTTCTGTAACAACCACAGAAAAGCTGCTTCAGGCAGAAGTTCCCCTTTCCACTGCCGACCCTGAGGCGGGCAAGCCTATTCTTCAAGAAGCCAGTAACTATTTCTTGGTTCTGAATAACTTGAAGGTCCAAGAAGGTGGGCAAGCCCTACTGGAACAAAGGCATATGAAGGTGGATGTGGAGTTGAAGGATTTGGGTGTCCATCAGTCTCAGATACGATTTAAAATAAAGGAGATGCCTATTCATGGGTTCCTTCGATTAAATGTTTCCCCCGAACAAGAAATGGAGAAGGCTTTTACTCTGTTAGATTTGGGGCAAGGAAAAGTTTG CAAGAAGGAAGTGCCATTATATCTTCAAGGACATGTTTCATATGTGTTTAACATTGTTGTCATTCCAGTAAATGATCCCCCAAATCTTAAGCTCCCCAAAGGAAACTTGCTTCTCATGTTTGAGAACTCTAAGAAACGACTGACTCCAAATATCATACATGTGTCAGACCCAGACACAGATTCCTTGAGTCTTAGTTTCTCAGTTCTTGGCAACTTCAGTTCAGATGCTGGGTTTTTAGAAAACACCAATCATCCTGGGAGAGCCATTAATGGTTTTACATATGGGGATTTAAGAGATGGCAACATTTTGTATGTGCACAGGGGCCATCGGAACTCCCGGATCCTTCTGAGAGCAAGTGATGGAGAGCTGGTTAGCAATACAGTGGTGTTACGGGTCATGGCTGTTCCTTGGGACTTTGCAGTGGCCAACAGAACCGGTGTGGTCGTACGGCAGGGTGGCATGGTTCTGATTACACAGAGCAGCTTGCTGGTGGATGTTAATGgtgaaggccctgaggtggaCACCCGCTATGCTATCACTCATCCACCTCGGTATGGCCAGATTCAGTGGCAGGGGTCAAGTGGCGAGTGGAAACAAACTAGTACCTTCTCTCAGCATTCCGTTGATTGGGGTCAGGTCCAGTACTGTAGTACATTCAAAGAATTGCAGGTAGAAAATGTTACGGATCACTTTAAATTTAAAGTTAACATAGAAGGAAAAAGCAGTGAAGAACTGATGTTTCTGGTTATGGTACAATGGCTGAAGTTTACCCTTCTGAAAAATGTTCCTCTTGAGATCAGTAAAATAAACAGGCATGTATTGAATTCTGATCATTTGCAGGCTGTGACAGAGGGTGTGGAAGTAGCTGAGACGGAACTGCATTTTAAGTTACTGACCCCACCTAAGAAAGGAAAATTGCTACTTGGCAcaaaatttctaaaaacaaactCAGTCTTCAGCCAACAAAACGTTACAGACTCTAAGATAAGTTATGAACCACAGGGGAGGCCCAGGGAATATTCACAAGACACTTTTAGGTTCTTGATGGTTGCAGAGCACATCGAATCAAAAGATTATACattcagaataaattttaaagcagATAAGAGGGGCATTATTGTAACGAACAGAGGATTATTTgtaaaagaaggagaagagaaattaaTCACAAAATTGGAATTACTTGCTCAAACCTCAGACAATCAGACTTTCCAGTATAAAATCACCAAGAGTCCGCAACATGGGAAGCTGAAACTGACTCGATCTTCAGATTCTCTGGGAAGTCATGACAGTATCACCACGTTCACTGATCAAGACATCTTGGGTGAGTGGCTCATGTATGTGCACGATGACTCTGAGACCCAGTGTGATGAGTTCCTCCTCATGGCCTCCACCGCAGGCCCAGGCCAAGAGGGAGTGGTCAGGGATTTTGATACAGAGCATCTGTCTACGGAAATTAAAGTCACCATTTCTGTGGAGTTAAAGAACAATGAGAAACCAGTGCATGTGGTGGATAAGGTCTTTCACGTCATGCAGAACGGCCAGCGCTTGCTGACCCTAGCTAATCTCTGTTACCATGACCCCGATGCAGATTTTGATGATGGGCAGTTGCTCTGCACCCGGCGGGGCATCCTGAATGGGGACTTGGTGCAAGCCAGTGACCCGACTCAGAAACTCTACCAGTTCAGGCAAGAAGACCTGCGGGAAGGGCGTGTGCTCTTCAGGCATCAGGGTGCAGACTCGGCCCGCTTTGTGCTGTTTGTGACAGACAGTGTCCACTACACATCGTCCCTCCTCGAGGTCAGTGTGTCAGATCCCTATGTCCGCATAGCCAACAACACAGGACTGCTGGTACAGAGAGGAAAGGACAGCAGCCTCACAACAACCAACCTCAGTGTCACCACAAACCAAGATGTCAGAACAGACCACGAGATCAAATTCCACATCCTGCGGCCCGCAAAGCATGGCAGAGTGCTGGTCAACAGCTCAGGGCCCGGCTCATTTTCCCTGCATGACTTGAAGCAAGGACGTGTGAGTTATAGACATGACGGCAGTGGCAGCTTCGATGTGTTCAACCTGACAGTGAAAGTTAAAGATACATATTTAGAAGTGGGCGTATATGTGCAAGTGGACTCGGAAAGCCACCAACATCACACCCAAATTCTGCACAGCAAGACCCTTGTGGTTGAAGAAGGAAAACCAGTAAAACTGAGTAGAGGAAGGCTCCAG GCTGGGCATGAAGATGATATTCCTTCAGAGGCAATGTTCATTGTTAGAACTCCACCAATGCATGGATACCTCCGAAGATCTTTACCAGAGGAGGGCAGCTTGGGTACAGATGAAAAGTCACCTTTGATTTTTACACAACAGGACATTGATGATGGTTATATCCATTATGTACAGACAACTCCTGACCAACAACAGGACCGTTTTTTACTGGATGTGATGAATGGCTTCCAAGCTGTGAGTAGACTTGAAATCTTGGTGGATATTGTCCCTAAGTGGATTCCTCTGGAGGTACAAAATTTCACAGTCCAGGAAGGTGGTTCCAAAGCACTTCCAGAAGACTACTTCAAAATTCCAAGCAAACATTTTGAGGGACTTGACTGTGAATTTGTTCTACTCAAACCACCAAAACACGGTTATGTTGAAAATACTCATTTTCCAAGAGTAAAGCTAATGAAATTCACCAGGAAACAG